In Triplophysa rosa linkage group LG18, Trosa_1v2, whole genome shotgun sequence, a genomic segment contains:
- the LOC130569161 gene encoding kelch domain-containing protein 1 isoform X1, with the protein MAGEEEAQLSPALARSDHISFLEGNTLYVWGGCRCVDGKETFFPSDEILLYDMESGVWSQRHMGGEVPPVLSQACGAYLQGVLYIFGGCVRNAYTNQMYCVDLSHGEYSWRKVTGTLGATPSPRIRHSCWVYRNRLIYFGGYGCKTVSQINNSKTFLLDETSWATIGSDVFQFWGWNNEVHMFEPASATWTKPQTQGQSPEPRSSHASATLGQKGYICGGLETQTIDIHCLDLTTWMWTKIDHHATHLPQGRTLHTLTAISDHKLFLFGGLSTNGKVLSDGWEFDTVTKEWRERDHVHKDKPRLWHSADNGRDGDVVVFGGSQTFIFLMDSVVALRSPTQSHCGDVLLFQTQPYSLSRLCEDCIGKHTFSVQEQVSWLPAKLQKTIGKRISYFMDNAQNVYVAT; encoded by the exons ATGGCAGGTGAAGAAGAAGCGCAACTTTCGCCGGCTCTTGCGCGGAGCGACCACATCTCCTTCCTGGAGGGAAACACGCTGTACGTCTGGGGTGGATGCAGG TGTGTTGATGGAAAAGAAACCTTTTTCCCCAGTGATGAGATCTTGCTTTATGACATGGAGAGTGGAGTCTG GTCCCAGAGGCATATGGGCGGAGAGGTTCCTCCTGTCCTATCACAGGCATGCGGTGCATATCTTCAGGGTgtgctttacatttttggggGTTGTGTACGCAATGCCTACACCAACCAG ATGTACTGTGTAGACCTCTCGCATGGAGAATATAGCTGGAGAAAAGTGACGGGCACGTTGGGAGCGACGCCATCTCCTAGAATCAGACATTCCTGCTGGGTCTATAGAAACAG GCTCATCTACTTCGGCGGATACGGCTGCAAAACAGTCAGCCAGATCAACAActctaaaacatttttgttggaCGAGACCTCTTGG GCAACAATCGGCTCGGatgtttttcagttttggggATGGAATAATGAGGTACATATGTTTGAACCTGCGTCAGCCACTTGGACCAAACCACAAACCCAG GGCCAGTCTCCAGAGCCCAGATCATCCCATGCCAGCGCTACTTTAGGTCAGAAAGGCTACATCTGCGGCGGTCTG GAAACGCAGACGATAGACATTCACTGTTTAGATCTGACGACATGGATGTGGACAAAAAT AGACCATCATGCTACACATCTCCCACAGGGCCGCACTCTTCACACGCTCACAGCCATCTCAGACCACAAACTCTTCCTGTTTGGTGGCCTCAGCACTAACGGCAAGGTTCTCA GTGATGGGTGGGAATTCGACACTGTAACAAAAGAATGGAGGGAGAGAGACCATGTGCACAAAGACAAGCCCAG GTTATGGCATTCTGCTGATAATGGGAGGGACGGTGATGTGGTGGTTTTTGGAGGAAGCCAGACTTTCATCTTTCTAATGGATTCG GTGGTGGCGCTCAGGTCTCCCACTCAAAGCCATTGTGGAGACGTGCTGCTGTTTCAGACTCAACCGTACTCGCTGTCAAG ATTATGCGAAGACTGCAtaggaaaacacacattttctgtccaAGAGCAAGTTTCGTGGTTACCAGCCAAACTTCAGAAGACAATTGGCAAGAGGATATCCTACTTCATGGACAATGCTCAAAATGTATATGTAGCCACCTAA
- the LOC130569161 gene encoding kelch domain-containing protein 1 isoform X2, translated as MRCISSGCALHFWGLCTQCLHQPDLSHGEYSWRKVTGTLGATPSPRIRHSCWVYRNRLIYFGGYGCKTVSQINNSKTFLLDETSWATIGSDVFQFWGWNNEVHMFEPASATWTKPQTQGQSPEPRSSHASATLGQKGYICGGLETQTIDIHCLDLTTWMWTKIDHHATHLPQGRTLHTLTAISDHKLFLFGGLSTNGKVLSDGWEFDTVTKEWRERDHVHKDKPRLWHSADNGRDGDVVVFGGSQTFIFLMDSVVALRSPTQSHCGDVLLFQTQPYSLSRLCEDCIGKHTFSVQEQVSWLPAKLQKTIGKRISYFMDNAQNVYVAT; from the exons ATGCGGTGCATATCTTCAGGGTgtgctttacatttttggggGTTGTGTACGCAATGCCTACACCAACCAG ACCTCTCGCATGGAGAATATAGCTGGAGAAAAGTGACGGGCACGTTGGGAGCGACGCCATCTCCTAGAATCAGACATTCCTGCTGGGTCTATAGAAACAG GCTCATCTACTTCGGCGGATACGGCTGCAAAACAGTCAGCCAGATCAACAActctaaaacatttttgttggaCGAGACCTCTTGG GCAACAATCGGCTCGGatgtttttcagttttggggATGGAATAATGAGGTACATATGTTTGAACCTGCGTCAGCCACTTGGACCAAACCACAAACCCAG GGCCAGTCTCCAGAGCCCAGATCATCCCATGCCAGCGCTACTTTAGGTCAGAAAGGCTACATCTGCGGCGGTCTG GAAACGCAGACGATAGACATTCACTGTTTAGATCTGACGACATGGATGTGGACAAAAAT AGACCATCATGCTACACATCTCCCACAGGGCCGCACTCTTCACACGCTCACAGCCATCTCAGACCACAAACTCTTCCTGTTTGGTGGCCTCAGCACTAACGGCAAGGTTCTCA GTGATGGGTGGGAATTCGACACTGTAACAAAAGAATGGAGGGAGAGAGACCATGTGCACAAAGACAAGCCCAG GTTATGGCATTCTGCTGATAATGGGAGGGACGGTGATGTGGTGGTTTTTGGAGGAAGCCAGACTTTCATCTTTCTAATGGATTCG GTGGTGGCGCTCAGGTCTCCCACTCAAAGCCATTGTGGAGACGTGCTGCTGTTTCAGACTCAACCGTACTCGCTGTCAAG ATTATGCGAAGACTGCAtaggaaaacacacattttctgtccaAGAGCAAGTTTCGTGGTTACCAGCCAAACTTCAGAAGACAATTGGCAAGAGGATATCCTACTTCATGGACAATGCTCAAAATGTATATGTAGCCACCTAA